In the Campylobacter sp. MIT 12-8780 genome, one interval contains:
- a CDS encoding DUF6150 family protein translates to MAKIFVKNTGTAKIKCCEVTSEHRADILVYVVDKDYKAKNDALWFYTDNENSASSTITWVKNESSAQLKVMFVDKDYKAKWKSSNQFRGRL, encoded by the coding sequence ATGGCAAAAATTTTCGTTAAAAATACAGGCACAGCCAAAATAAAATGCTGCGAAGTTACTTCAGAACATAGAGCTGATATACTCGTATATGTTGTAGATAAGGATTATAAAGCCAAAAACGACGCTTTGTGGTTTTATACAGACAACGAAAATAGTGCAAGTTCAACCATAACTTGGGTAAAAAATGAGTCAAGCGCGCAGCTTAAAGTTATGTTTGTTGATAAAGACTATAAAGCAAAATGGAAGAGTTCAAATCAATTTAGAGGTAGATTATAG
- a CDS encoding helix-turn-helix domain-containing protein gives MKVYERINEILKAKKITKKELAQRLINLDMRANKTGEVPTFSSIYAYLNGNIDLKADMLPFIAEALGVCEQEFFSTEDESDKIIQKIYAKDESMYKYKKIIALLEYASPKTIKVLEQALFQHKIKTDEFNKNIQKIF, from the coding sequence ATGAAAGTATATGAAAGAATCAATGAAATTTTAAAAGCTAAAAAAATCACGAAAAAAGAGCTCGCCCAAAGACTTATAAACCTTGATATGAGAGCAAACAAAACCGGCGAAGTGCCGACTTTTTCAAGTATTTATGCGTATTTAAATGGCAACATAGACTTAAAAGCTGATATGCTTCCCTTTATTGCTGAGGCTTTAGGAGTGTGCGAGCAAGAGTTTTTTAGCACTGAAGATGAAAGTGATAAAATCATACAAAAAATTTATGCTAAAGATGAGAGTATGTATAAGTATAAAAAGATTATTGCTTTGCTAGAATACGCTTCGCCAAAAACGATCAAAGTCTTAGAACAAGCCCTTTTTCAGCATAAAATCAAAACCGATGAATTTAACAAAAATATACAAAAAATTTTTTAA
- a CDS encoding TFIIB-type zinc ribbon-containing protein, whose translation MLCPVCNGVDLIMSERNGVEIDYCPKCRGVWLDRGELDKIIERNGTQTQHNHNPQNYNQNYNNNYQHGSYHKKKKESWLGELFDF comes from the coding sequence ATGCTTTGTCCTGTATGCAATGGCGTTGATTTAATTATGAGCGAGAGAAATGGTGTGGAGATTGATTACTGCCCTAAGTGTCGTGGGGTTTGGCTTGATCGTGGGGAGCTTGATAAGATCATCGAGCGAAATGGCACGCAAACTCAACACAATCACAATCCACAAAATTACAATCAAAACTACAATAACAACTATCAACATGGTAGCTATCATAAAAAGAAAAAAGAAAGCTGGCTTGGCGAGCTTTTTGATTTTTAA
- the carB gene encoding carbamoyl-phosphate synthase large subunit — translation MPKRSDFHTILLIGSGPIVIGQACEFDYSGTQAAKTLKQLGYKVVLINSNPATIMTDPEFADATYIEPISKESILRIIKKEKIDAILPTMGGQVALNVAMELFESEDFKKDFSHVKFLGAKPEAIKKGEDRQVFKECMKKIGMDLPKSMYAYDYDEALKAVDDIGFPLMIRASYTLGGAGSGVVYNLDEFKELATAALALSPIHEILIEESLLGWKEYEMEVIRDKNDNCIIVCSIENFDPMGVHTGDSITIAPALTLTDKEYQVMRNASFAILREIGVDTGGSNVQFAVNPKNGRMIVIEMNPRVSRSSALASKATGYPIAKVATLLAVGFSLDEIKNDITGTPASFEPAIDYIVTKIPRFAFEKFPNADSKLGTAMKSVGEVMAIGSTFKESIQKALCSLEKGYFGFNFIKADKNELVFNIRNANEKRLLYLAQAFREGFSVAEVHELCKIDTWFLEQIKEIVEFEKCIDMDILNDKALLRKAKAMGFSDKMLALLVNLKDNLELSQNDIYYARLRQKINLNYNEVDTCAGEFKALTPYLYSSTSINEFTQNKSETLAKKDKKEKKVMIIGGGPNRIGQGIEFDYACVHASFALNDLGIKTIMYNCNPETVSTDYDTSDILYFEPIDFEHLRAVVEREKPDGVIVHFGGQTPLKFAKRLSAFGAKIIGTSARVIDLAEDRKKFAEFCEKLGIKQPKNATATSVEEAVLKASDIAYPVLVRPSYVLGGRAMRVVHNEAELRLYMQEAVDVSDKSPVLIDQFLDNATELDVDALSDGKDVYVAGIMEHIEEAGIHSGDSACSLPPLNISEKVQNEIREKTKDIALNLGVVGLLNIQFALLNDELFMIEVNPRASRTVPFVSKATGVPLAKIATRIMWQGNLKEALKFYDNFAVIEEKNGIFVPKDLGFVSVKEAVFPFAKLNGSDLDLGPEMRSTGEVMGISKDFANSYAKSQISAFNHLPKKGNVFISLKEGDKKYAKNLAKAYSDLGFKLIATAGTCKEIQNAGFECELVYKISEGRPNVEDKLKNNEIALVINTSDEHSFKDDTKKIRANIIRFKIPYFTNLRGALAGAKSIKAVQNESYLEVKSLQDYLKK, via the coding sequence ATGCCAAAAAGAAGTGATTTTCATACTATTTTACTTATAGGTAGCGGTCCTATAGTTATAGGGCAGGCTTGTGAGTTTGATTATTCTGGTACTCAGGCAGCTAAAACGCTTAAGCAGTTAGGATATAAGGTTGTGCTGATTAATTCAAATCCGGCTACTATCATGACTGATCCAGAATTTGCTGATGCTACTTATATAGAGCCTATTAGCAAAGAAAGTATTTTAAGGATTATCAAAAAAGAAAAAATTGATGCGATTTTGCCTACTATGGGCGGACAGGTGGCTTTAAATGTGGCTATGGAACTTTTTGAAAGTGAGGATTTTAAGAAGGACTTTAGCCATGTGAAATTTCTTGGAGCAAAGCCAGAAGCCATTAAAAAGGGCGAGGATAGACAGGTTTTTAAAGAATGTATGAAAAAAATTGGCATGGATTTACCAAAGTCTATGTATGCTTATGATTATGATGAGGCTTTAAAGGCAGTTGATGATATAGGTTTTCCTTTGATGATACGCGCTTCTTATACGCTTGGTGGGGCAGGTTCAGGAGTGGTGTATAATTTAGATGAGTTTAAAGAACTTGCCACAGCAGCTTTAGCTCTTAGTCCAATCCATGAAATTCTCATAGAAGAAAGCTTGCTTGGCTGGAAAGAATATGAGATGGAAGTCATACGCGATAAAAATGATAATTGTATCATAGTGTGTAGTATAGAAAATTTTGATCCTATGGGCGTGCATACTGGAGATAGTATTACCATAGCTCCAGCCTTAACCTTAACCGATAAAGAATACCAAGTTATGCGAAATGCTAGCTTTGCCATTTTAAGAGAAATAGGCGTAGATACAGGCGGCTCAAATGTGCAATTTGCCGTCAATCCAAAAAATGGACGCATGATCGTTATAGAAATGAATCCAAGAGTATCTCGCTCTTCAGCTCTTGCAAGCAAGGCTACAGGCTATCCTATAGCAAAAGTAGCTACACTTTTAGCCGTAGGCTTTAGCTTAGATGAGATTAAAAATGACATCACAGGAACCCCAGCTAGCTTTGAGCCGGCGATTGATTATATAGTCACAAAAATTCCTCGTTTTGCCTTTGAGAAATTCCCAAATGCAGACTCAAAGCTTGGCACAGCGATGAAAAGTGTGGGCGAGGTGATGGCTATAGGAAGCACCTTTAAAGAAAGCATACAAAAAGCCCTTTGCTCACTTGAAAAAGGATATTTTGGTTTTAATTTTATAAAAGCTGATAAAAATGAGCTTGTTTTTAATATAAGAAATGCTAATGAAAAACGCTTGCTTTACCTAGCACAAGCTTTTAGAGAGGGCTTTAGTGTGGCTGAAGTTCATGAGCTTTGTAAGATCGATACTTGGTTTTTAGAGCAAATCAAAGAGATAGTGGAGTTTGAAAAATGCATAGACATGGATATATTAAATGATAAAGCCTTGCTTAGAAAAGCTAAGGCTATGGGCTTTTCTGATAAAATGCTTGCCTTGCTTGTGAATTTAAAAGATAATTTAGAGCTTTCTCAAAATGATATATATTATGCAAGATTAAGACAAAAGATCAATCTTAATTATAATGAAGTAGATACTTGTGCAGGCGAGTTTAAAGCCCTTACACCTTATCTTTACTCAAGCACAAGTATCAATGAATTTACTCAAAATAAAAGTGAAACTCTAGCCAAAAAAGACAAAAAAGAAAAAAAAGTCATGATCATAGGAGGAGGACCTAACCGCATAGGGCAGGGCATTGAGTTTGATTATGCTTGTGTGCATGCTTCTTTTGCCTTAAATGATCTAGGCATTAAAACCATTATGTATAATTGCAATCCAGAAACAGTAAGCACTGATTATGATACTAGCGATATTTTGTATTTTGAGCCTATTGATTTTGAGCATTTAAGAGCTGTGGTTGAAAGAGAAAAGCCAGATGGAGTGATAGTGCATTTTGGGGGACAAACCCCTTTAAAATTTGCTAAACGCCTTAGTGCTTTTGGAGCTAAGATTATAGGCACTTCAGCAAGAGTGATAGATTTGGCTGAAGATAGAAAGAAATTTGCTGAGTTTTGTGAAAAACTAGGTATAAAACAGCCTAAGAATGCCACTGCAACAAGTGTTGAAGAAGCTGTGCTTAAGGCAAGCGATATTGCTTATCCGGTTTTAGTTCGCCCAAGCTATGTTTTAGGCGGACGTGCGATGAGAGTGGTGCATAATGAAGCTGAGCTAAGACTTTACATGCAAGAAGCTGTTGATGTGAGCGATAAAAGCCCGGTTTTAATCGATCAGTTTTTAGATAATGCTACTGAGCTTGATGTTGATGCGCTTAGTGATGGTAAAGATGTGTATGTGGCTGGTATTATGGAACATATTGAAGAAGCTGGCATTCATAGTGGGGATTCTGCTTGTTCTTTGCCCCCGCTTAATATCAGTGAAAAAGTGCAAAATGAAATCAGAGAAAAAACCAAAGACATAGCCTTAAATTTAGGCGTTGTGGGCTTGCTTAATATACAATTTGCCCTTTTAAATGATGAGCTTTTTATGATAGAGGTTAATCCTAGAGCAAGCAGAACCGTGCCTTTTGTAAGCAAGGCTACAGGCGTGCCTTTAGCAAAGATAGCCACTAGAATAATGTGGCAAGGCAATTTAAAAGAAGCCTTGAAATTTTATGATAATTTTGCTGTGATTGAGGAAAAAAATGGCATTTTTGTGCCTAAGGATTTAGGCTTTGTGAGCGTAAAAGAAGCGGTATTTCCTTTTGCTAAACTTAATGGAAGCGATTTGGACTTAGGACCTGAAATGCGTTCAACTGGCGAGGTTATGGGTATAAGCAAGGACTTTGCAAATTCTTACGCAAAAAGTCAAATTTCAGCCTTTAACCACCTACCAAAAAAAGGAAATGTGTTTATCTCTTTAAAAGAAGGCGATAAAAAATACGCCAAAAACCTTGCAAAAGCTTATAGTGATCTAGGCTTTAAACTCATAGCCACAGCTGGCACTTGCAAAGAAATCCAAAATGCAGGCTTTGAATGCGAGCTAGTCTATAAAATTTCAGAAGGACGCCCAAATGTAGAGGATAAGCTCAAAAACAACGAGATAGCCCTAGTGATTAACACCAGCGACGAGCACAGCTTTAAAGATGATACCAAAAAAATAAGAGCAAATATCATTCGCTTTAAAATTCCATATTTTACAAACCTAAGAGGAGCCCTAGCTGGTGCAAAGTCGATTAAAGCAGTGCAAAATGAAAGCTATTTAGAAGTAAAAAGCTTGCAGGATTATTTAAAAAAATGA
- a CDS encoding D-glycero-alpha-D-manno-heptose-1,7-bisphosphate 7-phosphatase codes for MKTKALFLDRDGVINIDKKYVYKQEDFEFCEGIFPLCEFFIQEGFKIFVITNQSGIARGYYTEADFAKLSQFMCESFKKQGIQITKIYHCPHLENCECRKPKPGMLLKAQLEFDINMQDSVFIGDNLSDMQAGLAAKIGTLVLLSEDKNINNEPTKEYFEICKNLNLALVFLKKKLKG; via the coding sequence ATGAAAACAAAGGCTTTATTTTTAGATCGTGATGGTGTGATTAATATTGATAAAAAATATGTGTATAAACAAGAAGATTTTGAGTTTTGCGAAGGGATTTTTCCTTTGTGTGAATTTTTTATACAAGAAGGCTTTAAAATCTTTGTGATCACGAATCAATCAGGCATCGCAAGGGGCTATTACACTGAAGCTGATTTTGCAAAGTTAAGCCAATTTATGTGTGAAAGTTTTAAAAAACAAGGCATACAAATCACTAAAATATATCATTGTCCGCACCTAGAAAATTGTGAGTGCAGAAAACCAAAGCCGGGTATGCTTTTAAAAGCCCAGCTTGAATTTGACATCAATATGCAAGATTCAGTTTTTATAGGCGATAATTTAAGCGATATGCAAGCAGGTTTAGCCGCAAAAATCGGCACCTTAGTGCTTTTAAGTGAAGATAAAAACATAAATAATGAACCAACAAAAGAGTATTTTGAAATTTGCAAAAACTTAAATTTGGCTTTGGTATTTTTAAAAAAGAAATTGAAAGGATAA